In Oncorhynchus masou masou isolate Uvic2021 chromosome 28, UVic_Omas_1.1, whole genome shotgun sequence, the DNA window ccagtcaaatggctacccagactatccacattgccctcccctcccctccccctcccctcccctccccctcccctcccctcccctcccctcccctccccctctccacaacactgccactctctgttgtcatctatgtatagtcactttaattaactctacctatatGCACATACTccctcaactaaccggtgaccccacacattgactctgtaccagcaccccccctgtatattgtttttttttttactgctcctctttaattgcttgttacttttatctcttattcttatctgtattttttgaaacctcactgtcggttaggggctcgtaaataagcatttcactgtgcggTCTACACCGGTTTTCTCCGCATGTCactaatacgatttgatttgattggacacacacacacacacacaaacacacaccacattatTAGGTGGGGACAGATAACCTTGACGTTTGCAGCTAGTGACAAGCTTTGGATTCAGACCATTGACTTTGTCTGAGATTCTTAATTCTCTCTTTAGCGGCTCAAAACTATACTATAGCTAGCACTAGTGATGGGAAACTGAGTTTTTTTGCCTGGATACATCTTACACCATGGTTTCCTTTTTATAACTTCAAGTTTACTAGTATATAAAAAAACAGAATCTGTCATTATTTGGGATGCTTAAGACAGAAACGTATACTATGCTAATGTATTTGAAAAACTAATGAATATTGTGTTTTCAACGGTATTTGGCCTCATATCCTCACATCCCTAAATGTTCCATAGCTCCCTACTCTACCTGCTAAGCTCCCTGTCAGGTGAAACTACAGAATCCTAACTATATTTGTAAATACGGTGTCCAGAATAGGTCGGTGTTTGAAGGTAGCTTGGAATCAAAGAAAGCATCAGAACCACAGTGAAATCAGCGTGATCTCACATTTTGCAACACACAGTTAGATAAAGCACATGATCAAATGAAGCTTCGGGACGTCATTGACGATGTACTTCTGATTAAGCGATACACACATTGGCACACCCCTGCCCGCCCCCGGGTGCACGTtctggtttttgccctagcactacacagctgattcaaataaccaactcatcatcaatctttcattatttgaatcatctgtgtagtgctagggcaaaaaacaaagCATGCACCCAGGTGGGGCGCCCCAAAAAGGGATCCGCTAAGGTTACAAGCCAAATAACCATTATTTGGCACTATGTATATccatttgtttttagtgtgtaGGCAACAAAACATTGATCTGTTATAATCCTTCATTCTTAAATCTGCTGTGCCTTTTTATGTTTATCAACCCCAGCAATACAGTTTGCCCCTCCCTACTCTTGTCTTGTGAGCTGAATGGCTAACATGACTAGGGGGAGGGGCTGTGGGGAGGTTTATTTTTTGACTGTATAACTCTGGAAGGAAAGGGAAGAGATTATGTAGTCTGCAAAGTGGTCcgccctctccatctctgaggtTCACACTCCTGTCACTGATCAACTCAGCTCCTGTTCTTTCATTCATTCTCTGCCATGCTCTCTCACTCCTCTGCTTTCTTTATCTTcagttctttctttctttccattTCCTCCTTCGACCACTTTTCTATTTACATACATTTTACTTCATATTTCTATTATCTCTCAATTCTCTATtcactatctctctccttctatcatCACTCTATTTTCATCCTtacctctgccccccctctctctctctctctctctctcgctttctttctttctcattcTTCCTGGAGGCTGCCAGTTGATAGCAGTGTAGAGAGAGTGCCAGGGGCTAAGGAAGGCTAACATCAGCAGATGTCTGAAGAAAATGACTCTGCTTGACCAGTTTGGGGGCTGGATGAGGCAAAGAAGAGGATCAAACATTGGGATTCATTCTGCTTTCCACCACCTGCCGGGCGCCTGACTCTGAGCATGGAAGACAACAGAACAAGAGGACCATTGAGCACGCAGCACTGAGAATTTCGGAGTATACTGATGGACTTAACTAGGTGGATTAATAGCCAACAACAAGGCTAGAATGGTGACATTAACATTTTACTAAAAGGCTTAGAGAACCAACTAAGATAACTACCAACTACACAATGAATGCCACAGAACACCATGGGTTGATCTCTGTGAGCTATAGCAGGAACTCCAGCACTGCTGGGAGTCTGGTATCCTTCAACAAAGACTCAGAGAGCATTGGTCTCAATGACTCTTCGACAGGATGTTACGACCAGCTCCTCATCTCCACCGAGGTCTTCCTCACGCTGGGGATTGTCAGTTTATTAGAGAACATCCTGGTGATTGTCGCTATCATCAAGAACAAGAACCTCCACTCTCCCATGTACTTCTTCATCTGTTCTCTGGCTGTGGCTGACATGCTGGTCAGCGTCTCCAATGCCTCCGAGACGATCGTCATAGCCCTGATCAACAGCGGCAACCTGAGCATCTCTGGGTCGCTGATAAAAAGCATGGACAACGTGTTTGACTCCATGATCTGTAGCTCACTGCTGGCGTCGATCTGTAGTCTCTTGGCAATCGCCATAGACCGCTACATCACCATATTCTACGCACTGCACTACCATAACATTGTGACGGTTAAAAGAGCGCTGGCGGTGATCTCCCTCATATGGTTGTGTTGCGTGGCGTCGGGCGTCCTCTTCATCATCTACTCTGAGAGCACCACTGTCCTCATCTGCCTTATCACCATGTTCTTCACCATGCTGGCACTTATGGCCTCGCTCTACATCCACATGTTCCTCCTAGCCCGGCTACACATGAAGAGGATTGCCATGCTGCCTGGGAACGCGCCCATCCGCCAGCATGCCAACATGAAGGGCGCCATCACCCTCACCATTCTCCTAGGTGTGTTCATAGTGTGCTGGGCTCCcttcttcctccacctcatcctcaTTATCGCCTGCCCCAGGAATCCCTACTGTGCCTGCTTCATGTCGCACTTCAACATGTACCTCATCCTCATCATGTGTAACTCGGTCATCGACCCTCTCATCTACGCACTCCGTAGCCAGGAGATGAGGAAGACCTTCAAGGAGATCTTCTGCTGGTATAGCTTgccaaacctgtgtgtgtgtgagctcccCGGGAAATAGTGCCCCTTTGAACAGCTGACAACTGCTTAGGTGGCATCTGCCTTTGTCTCCTCACATGAAAGAGACAGCTGAGACGTTGTGTACAGCATGCGGTCTTTGATGGTAGTGCTGATTGTGATTGGTGAGGACTGATTTGCCCTCTTTCTGCCCGTGCTCCAGGACATGGCTGTAAATTCTTCAAAAGTAGTTCCTCTTAACCGGTTCTGGTTACCATGGCTCGGGTAGCCAAAGAGAAGGTTGGTTTACATACAAACTGTAAAAACAGAACATAACACAAAACCCATTTGTTCTCTACAGCACAATCAGGTATCTTTTTGTTTGTCTCGAAAAAATCTGTTTTTAAAGTAACTGACCCATAATGTGAGAAGATATGATGATGATATGAGAAAGATATCTATTTAAAATAAGTTGGATATTTTAATATTTAAAACATATTTGAAGTACTGAGTGGCAGCTGCCTACACACTACGGTATTTTTTCAAGGATAACATACACACTGAAAGTAGTGCTCACGAGCCAAAACTGGTCACCGAAAATTGTGCACAGTCGTGTACTACGTCATCCAATTTATATGATATATTAGGAATATATTTGTAAGTGCTTAAGATCCAGGACTGCATTTTTAAATGGCACACTATATGACAGTGTACGTTTATTTCAGACTCTGAACGATTGAAAGTGGAAAGCTTCAAAAAGATCATCTACCTCCCGGATCAAACACAATGTAGCTGTTAGATATTGTGAgcaaacagtaaaaaaaaaaaactaaagtcTTGCACCGTGCTTTGTAGAATAACTGTCAGAGGATTTTTCCTTTAGCCTATCTTAGGCTGACAACTACAACACATAGTGGCTCTAAATTGAACAAAGTGAAGCACTAATTGAAATGATTTATTTTGAGAATAAATCCAGTCGGGAGAGCTACATCTCATTTGTTTAAAAGCTAAAAGCGACCTATGCtgcttgaaaaaaaaaacagacctTGTGTGGACATGTGCATTTATAAAGTCACCATTACATGACACAGTCACACTTTCATCTATATTTTTAATTCCTCCTCAATATGTGTTCATCAAGTGCTTGGATAATTATTTGCAGACTTATTTTACAGTGTACATGTAACTTCTTATGTAGGAATTCTATCAtttcctaaccccaaccctaattcTAGATTCTATTGATATTGTATTTTGCTCTAAAATTTAAACCATGTGAGTATGTGCTTTTGTGTTTATATCATGTCGCTTGTTGTTCTGGCCTTAAACATGCTGCACTGTGATGTAAAATAACAATTTCAACGGCGGtgttatatatacatattttaatAAAATCACGTGTAAAGCCTGTTGTTTACAGAACGATATAACCAGCTGTTTCTCGTATTATTCTTTCATTGCAGTTCATACTCAGTATCATAATTTATTCTGATTGGTTATAGTTTTATTCTTTAGATGAAAGCTGCACCCTTACTATTGTGTTAAAGCTTACTCAAAAGCAGCCTTACTCTCATTAAAAGTGTTGCCGACCCTGTGAGCTTAGATCAATAGGCCTATGTGTTTAGACAAGTTAACTTCTATGAGTAGGTATCTACAAATCCCCCCCCAGTGTTTTGAAACAGTAAATGAGGATTTTATACTTTTCTTCTCCCAGTTTAGACTTTAACCTTTGAGAACTCAAAAATGTGGTCAATCACAAACAAAGAAGATCTCTTTGAAGGCTGGGAGCTTTCTATGGAATTAATGTAATTTATTTTCTTATCAAAATGATGGTTTGGACAAATAAGACTGGGAAATCATCTTAAACAACCTAATatctagttacagtatattaggTTTTGAATAGATTAAATTCTGCAGGATTTTGCTCTTTGAGTATTTGTGTACTTAGTCTATAATAGGGCTGAGAGAGTTTGTATTACAGGTTAGAGCACTGGCAGCCCTGACATATAAAGGCTGAAGACCAAACCAGGTGCTCTTGTTGAGAATATTGATACTGTATATGCTCTAGAGTTCCTCCATGGAGATGATataaacttccagaaggacaatcatctctacaacactccaccaatcaggcctacatggtagagtggccagacggaagccacacctcagtaaaaggcacctaaatattgtcagaccatgagaaacaagattatctggtttgATCAAACCAATATTTCATGGCCTGAATGCcatgtgtcacgtctggaggaaacctagcaccatctatatggtgaagaatggtggcggcagcatcatgctgtgtggatgtttttcagcggcagggactggaggactagtcaggatcgagggaaagatgaatggcgcaaagtacagagagatccttgatgaaaactttcTCCAGAGTGATCAGGACCTCAGACAtgggtgaaggttcactttccaacaggacaacgaccttaagcacacagccaaaacaacgcaggagtggcttcgagacaagtctctgaatttccttgagtggcacagTCAGATCCCGGACATCTCTgatgagacctgaaaatagctgtgcagcaacgctccccatccaatctgtcagagcttgagaggatctgcagagaagaatgggagaaactctggATATTATGAAAAAGGTTACTGTAGGCTATATGAAGTCACCCTTGTGGAATGGCGCATACAGTATACTATGACAGTGTCATTGTCTGGTGCACTTCGCACTGAAATTGTTGCTCTGCATTTATAGATTTCCTTATAATTTGTGTGCCCAGTTTTTTTGGTATTTGCCTGCATGCATTATTCGCCAGGTAAGGGAAACATTCTGCGAATATTGAAGCATAGAAACAAGGCATTTcagagaatattgaaacattgttTCAACAGACGAGGATGCTcagagaatattgaaacattttgtatcgaCTAGAATGCTCCGAGGATATTAATGTTGCAACagctgcaaagctgtcatcaaggtgtcATCCCGTGCCCTGCGAGAAAGATcataggctctctctctctctctctctctctctctctctctctctctctctctctctctccgacttAATGGCAGGTTGTACATTCCTGGAAGGGACCCTCTCCCCCTTTGGACTTGCAGTATGGGGATAGAGAATTTCACAGTTGAACAAAGAGCTTCTCTTGGGAATGGTCCGTGGGTATTTAAAAAACAATgttgtttcatttggtgatcactcgaagga includes these proteins:
- the LOC135518573 gene encoding melanocortin receptor 4-like isoform X1 → MNATEHHGLISVSYSRNSSTAGSLVSFNKDSESIGLNDSSTGCYDQLLISTEVFLTLGIVSLLENILVIVAIIKNKNLHSPMYFFICSLAVADMLVSVSNASETIVIALINSGNLSISGSLIKSMDNVFDSMICSSLLASICSLLAIAIDRYITIFYALHYHNIVTVKRALAVISLIWLCCVASGVLFIIYSESTTVLICLITMFFTMLALMASLYIHMFLLARLHMKRIAMLPGNAPIRQHANMKGAITLTILLGVFIVCWAPFFLHLILIIACPRNPYCACFMSHFNMYLILIMCNSVIDPLIYALRSQEMRKTFKEIFCWYSLPNLCVCELPGK
- the LOC135518573 gene encoding melanocortin receptor 4-like isoform X2 translates to MNATEHHGLISVSYSRNSKSIGLNDSSTGCYDQLLISTEVFLTLGIVSLLENILVIVAIIKNKNLHSPMYFFICSLAVADMLVSVSNASETIVIALINSGNLSISGSLIKSMDNVFDSMICSSLLASICSLLAIAIDRYITIFYALHYHNIVTVKRALAVISLIWLCCVASGVLFIIYSESTTVLICLITMFFTMLALMASLYIHMFLLARLHMKRIAMLPGNAPIRQHANMKGAITLTILLGVFIVCWAPFFLHLILIIACPRNPYCACFMSHFNMYLILIMCNSVIDPLIYALRSQEMRKTFKEIFCWYSLPNLCVCELPGK